CACGTTGACGCCCGCCGAAGAAGAATCCATCCGGGCCCGCTACGGGCAGGACGCCCAGATCCTTCCGCTGGCCCCGTTGCAGCGCGGACTGTTCTACCACCTGCTGCGGTCCCAGGAGTCCGACGACCACAACACCTACGTCTCGCAGATCCTCCGGCAGATCGCGGGAGATCTCGATCCCGGGCGGATGAAGGCTTCCATCGCCAGTGCGATGAAGAGGTACCCCAACCTCCAGGCAGCGTTCGTCCCTCCCGGCGATGTCCAGGTGATCCCGTCCGGTGTCGAGGTCCCGGTGCGGGTCATCCGCTTGGACGAGTGGGGTGGCCTCGGAATCGATGTGGAGCAGTTCCTGGCGGCCGAGCGCGGTGAGCCGTTCGACTTCCAGACGCCGCCGCTGATCCGATTCACCCTGCTCGAACACGACCACCAGGCGTGGACGGTGGTGATGAGCTTCGAGCACATCCTGCTGGACGGCTGGTCCATCAACGCGATCCTCGCGGAGATCCTCAGCATCTACGCCGATGACGGGTACGCCGATCGGGTGCGACCGGCGTCGTTCCGCTCCTACCTGGACTGGGTCGACGACCAGGATCCCGACGCCGCCTACCGCGCCTGGGACGGCTACCTTGCGGAGCTGACCGGTCCGACGTTGCTGTGCCCGGACTTCGTCGACGCCGGTGACGCCCAGGGCAAGACCGGTGAACTTCACCTCGACCTCAGCCCGGCAGAGGCCGCGATGGTGTTCGGGAGCGCACGCGATGCCAAGGTCACGGTGGGCACCTTGCTGCAGACCGCCTGGGGAATCGCGCTCAGCCGGCTCACCGGCAGCAACGACGTCGTCTTCGGCAACACCGTTTCCGGTCGGCCGCCGCTGCTGCCCGACGCCGACCGCATCATCGGGCTGCTGTTCAACACCGTTCCGATGCGGGTGCAGCTGCCGCCGTTCGCGACGAATCGGCAGCTCCTCGCCCGGGTCCAGGCCGACCAGTTGCTCGTCATCGACCATCCGCAGGCCGCGCTGACCCAGATCCAGACCAACGCCGGCGTTCCCGTTCTGTTCGACACGCTGTTCGTCGTCCAGAACGTGCCACTCGGTACGACGGACGGGTCGGACACCGCCGGGCTGAAGGTCGTCGGCGCGAAGGTCGACGACTCGACCCACTACCCGGTGACGTTCGCGATCGACCCGGAGGAACGCGACGGTTCGGCGACCGTGCACGTGCGCCTGTCGTACCGCCAGGACGTTTTCGATGCCCCGGCCGCGGAGCTGTTGCTCAAGCGCTACGTCCAGGTCCTCGTTGCTCTCACCCGCCGGCTTGACGAGCCCGTTGGTACGTTGTCCGCCCTGTTGCCGGACGAGACCACCCCGCACACGGGAATCGCCGCTGATCTCGTCCGCGAGATCGAGCCGGTCACGGTCGCCGAGCTGCTGCACCGGCAGGTGCTGCTGTCCGGGTCGGAAACGGCGCTGGTCGCCGGAGATCAGCACTTCACCTTCGGGGAGTTCTTCGCTGCGGTGAATCGCTACGCCCGCCTGCTCCTGGAAGCGGGCGTGCGCCCGGAGCATCGGGTCGCACTGCTGCTGCCGCGCGACGAGCGTACGGTCATCGCGATGTTCGCGGTGTTCGCCATCGGCGCTGCCTACGTCCCGGTGGACGCCGAACTGCCGGACGAACGCATCGGCTACATGGTCGAGATCGCTGAACCGACCGTCACGCTGGTGACCGGCCGCGACGTGGATCGGCTCACCGGCGCCGTCGGCACGGTGATCGACCTGGACTCCCCGACGACGCTGGATCGCCTCGCACAGCTGGCGACAGATCCCATCACGGCAGCCGAACGCGGCGGGCAGATCTCGCTCGACAACCTCGCCTACATCATCTTCACCTCCGGAACCACCGGACGGCCCAAGGGCGTCGCCGTCGGCTACCGCGGACTGACCAACATGTACGTCAACCACGTCGAGAAGATCTTCGACCGGGTGGTGGACCACCAGCGCGGGCGCCGGATGAAGATCGCACACACGACCTCCTTCTCTTTCGACGCCTCCTGGGAGCAGCTGTTCTGGCTCCTGAACGGGCACGAGGTGCACGTCATCGACGAGGAGATGCGCCGCGACCATCAGCGGCTGCTGGCTCACTACGACGAGGTGTGCATGGACGGGTTCGACGTGACCCCGTCGTACGGGCAACTGCTGGTCGAGGAAGGGCTGCTCGAGCGAGACCGGCCGGCCGGACGGTCCGTGGCTTCCGATGCGGCCGGTGTCGTCTTCGTCTCCCTTGGCGGCGAGGCCGTGCCGGACCGGTTGTGGCAACAGCTGCGCGACGCACCCGGAGTCGAGTCGTACAACCTGTACGGACCGACCGAGTACACGATCAACGCCCTCGGTGCCGATCTGGCCGACAGCACCACATCGAGTGTCGGTACGCCGATCTTCAACACGCGGGCCTACATCCTCGACGAGAACCTGCAGCCTGCCCTTCCCGGTGTCGCGGGCGAGCTCTACCTCGCCGGTGAGGGAACCGCGCGCGGGTACTGGGGTCAATCCGCGCTGACCGCCGAACGTTTTGTCGCCTGCCCCTGGGAGCCGGCCGAACGCATGTACCGCACCGGCGATCTCGCCCGGTGGAACGACGACGGGATGATCGGCTTCCTCGGTCGCGCCGACGAGCAGATCAAGATTCGCGGGTACCGCATCGAACCGGACGAGATCCGCGACGTCGTCCAGGAGTTCCCCGAGGTGACGCGCGCCGAAGTGGTCGCCTTCGAGCACTCCACAGGGCTGCAACTGGCGGCCTACTACAGCACCACCGCGGACCACGACATCAGCGAGTCGCTGCGTCACCACCTGGCCAAGTACCTGCCTGACTACATGGTCCCGGCAGCCCTGGTCGTGGTGGACTCCTTCCCCCTCACCCCGACCGGGAAGCTGGATCGCCGGGCGTTGCCGCCGGCTGACGTCGCCGCGTCCGGAGTCGGCGCGGGCCGGGCCCTCGAGTCGGCCACGGAATTGGCGCTGGCCGCGATCTTCCGTGAGGTGCTCGACCTCGATGAGGAACTGCTCCTGGGCGCGGCCAGCGACTTCTTCCGGCTGGGCGGGCACTCGCTCGCGGCCATGCGGCTTGCCTCGAAGATGAACCGCACGTTCCCCGTAGCCGTAGCGATGCGGGACGTCATCACCGCGTCGACGATCGGCGAGCTGAGCTCGGTGGTCGACGCGAAGCTGCAGGATGCCGAGCCCGAGGTGGACATCACCGCGATCGCGACCCGCTTCGTGCCGTCCCTGAACGGCCGCAACGTGTTCTGCGCGCACCCGAAGTTCGGCGCCTCGTTCATGTACGCGGAACTGTCGAGCTACCTGCCGCACGGGGTCGGACTGGTCGGCATCGACGACCCGGCGATCGTCGGCCTGGACCTCGAGTTCGATGATCTCGAGGCCCTCGCGTCGGCCTATGCCGACGTCATCCAGGGGCTGCAGCCGACCGGCCCGTACGAACTGCTGGGCTGGTCGTACGGCGGACACATCATGTTCGCCGTGGCGCGTCAGCTCCTCGCCCGCGGCGAGCGCGTCGAAACCCTGGTGATCGTGGACGCCATGCCGGCCGGGTCGGAAGACTCGACGGAGCGCGCCGTACGACCGGGAACCGGCGATTCGATGCGCGAGGAGATGCTGAAGGCCTTCGGTGAAGAGGCGTTCAACGAGTTGCTCGCCGACGCGAAGCAGCTGAAGGCAGTCGAGACGGCCGGCCTGCGGTGCGATGCCATGACGGCCGCTCCGACACGGGGCCGTCTCGACGTCGAGGCGCTCGTGATCGCTTCGGACGCGACTCACACCCCCCGAGTGGCGGAGCTGGGTCGGGAGGACGCGCTGGGCTGGGACGGTTATCTGACCAACTACTCGTTCTTCGTCGCCGAGGACGAAGACCACCAGTCCATCGTCGAGCCCGATTCCGGTCTCCCGAAATGGGGCCCGCGACTCACGACGTTGCTGGTCAGGTGATGGCGGCGGCGTCCTGGAGGCTGTCGAACAAGGCCGCGCGCCGCATGTAGGCGCGGGCCGTGTCGAGATTCTCGGCGGTGCGGCGCAAGGCGTCGAAGTTCTGGCGCCGTACCTCGGGATCGCGTTCCTCCAGCAGCCGCTTGTTGGCGATCGTCTGGGCCTGGACGTAGTTCACCGCGGCATGGCGACGCTGGCGGCTGTACAGGTCGAGCACGTCGTCGCCGGCCTGACCGGTGATCACCGCCGCGAGCTTGTCCGTCAGGTTGATGGCGTCATGGATCCCGCCGTTCATGCCCATGCCGCCGATCGGGTTGTTGACGTGCGCGCTGTCACCGGCGAGCAGGATGCGTCCCTGCCGGAAGGTCGCGGCCACGCGCTGATTGACGCCGTACACGTTGATGTACTCGACGTGGTACGGGCCGGCCTTCGGGAGGAACTTCTGCAGCCGTTGCTCGACGCGGGCCGGCGACAAGGCGGTGGCGTCGTCCTCGGCGTGGCCGATCGGCAGAATCACCCGCCAGAGCCCCGCGGCGGATTCTCCGCGGACCTTGAACACGTTGGCCCACTCGTCGGGGTCGGAGAAGTAGTTGCGGAACGACAGCTCCGGCTTGATGGTCCTGAGGTCGACGCTGGTCGCAATCTTGATGAACCGCTCCTGGTAGGTGAATCCTTCGAACTCGATCCCGGCGAGCTTGCGCACCGTCGACCGGCCACCGTCACAGCCGACGACATAGGCCACCGACATCCGTTCGGTGCCCGCGGGTGAGGTGTACTCCACCTCGATGCCGTTCGCGGTCTCGGTCAGACCGGTCAGCGTGTGGGAGAACCGTACGTCGAAGTCGGACTCGCCCGCGTACTCCTCGGCGATGGCGGCGGTCAGTTTGTACTGCTCGTACTGCAGGACGTACGGGAACCGGAGCTCCTCGAGTCGGCCGAGATCGAACTCCGCCACGACCTCGCCGGTCGGCCGGTCGTGGAAGCGATAGGTGCTCGAGAGCAGGCTGTGGTCCCGGATCCTCTCGGTGACGCCCAGGTCGTCGAGCATCTCCAGGGTGCTCGGATGGATGGTCGCCGCGCGCTGGTCCTTCACCGGTGCCGGCTCCGACTCGACGACGGTCACCGGAATGCCCCGCCGGTTCAGCGCCAGCGCGCAGACCATGCCGACGGGGCCCGCGCCCACGATGAGGACACGTGTCTTCTCGGTCGGCATGCGTCTAGTTCAGCTCACGCTGCAGACGCTTGCTGACCTTGCCGACCGCCGTGTACGGGAACTCGTCGACGACCTCCACGACGTCGGGAAGCTTGAACGTGGCGAGGCCCTTGTCGCGCAGGAACTGGCGCAGTTTGCCCAAGGCGAGCTCGGCCGCGCTCTCCGGCGACCGGGGAATCAGGTAGGCCTTGACTCGTTCACCGAGTACGTCGTCGTCGATGCCGACGACGGAGACGTTGTGGACGCCGGCGTGCGTGAGCAGCGCGTTCTCCAGCTCCTCGGGCGCGATCTTCTCGCCGCCGCGGTTGATCTGGTCCTTCGACCGGCCGACGACCCGGATGAATCCGCGCTCGTCGCGCTCGACGATGTCACCGGTGCGGTAGAAACCGTCGCTGGTGAACGCCAGCGCGTTCTGCTCGGGGTTGCGGTAGTAGCCGCGGATCACCGACGGTCCGCGGGTCAGCAAGTGACCAGGTGCGCCGGGTGGTACGTCGTTCCCCTCGTCGTCGATGACCTGGATCTCGTCGGCCGCCGAGGCCGGGATGCCCTGGTAGCGCACGCTGGTGGCCCGATCGACGTCGGCAGGATTGCTGACGACCAGGCCCTCGCCCATCCCGAAGCTCTGCGACAGCTGTACGCCGAACTCCGGCTCGACCCGGCTCGCCACCGCTTCGACCAGTTTCGCGCCGCCGCACATGAGCACCTTCAAGCTGGACAGGTCGTAGGACTTCCGCAGCGAGGAGTTCAGCCAGGCCAGCAGGATCGGAGGGACCAGCGAAACGCGGGTCACCCCGTGCTTCTCGATCAGCGGGAACGCCGTGTCGGGACTGCCGTTCGGTGCGATCACGATGGTGGCGCCCACGCTGAACGCACCGAGGAACCCGGGCGAACGCGTCGACATGCTGTGGCAGATCGGGATCACCAGCAGATGCACGGTGCGCTCGGTGATGCCGCGTTCCCCGACACTTCGCCGCAGGGCGTAGCCGTACGTCTGGTGAGTGTGCGGCATCAGCTTCGGAACGCCCGTCGTACCGCCTGACATCTGCAGCAGCGCGACGTCCTGCGGGCTGCACCGGCGGACGTGCTCGAGCGATCCTTTCGACTGCAACGCCTCGTACTCGGCGCCGCCGCCATCACGTTCGAGGACGACGGTGTGCTCCAGCTGGGGCCAGCGCTGCTTCAGGTTGGCGGCCATCGCCGCGAGATCGGTGCCGCTGTCCGAGGCGACCGTGATGTAGGCCCGCGCCTCGCCGATCTCGATGAAGTGCTCGATCTCGGCCCGCCGGTGCGCGACGGGAGCGACGATCGGAACCGCCCCGATCTCCCACAGGGCGAAGACGAAGGCGATGTACTCGTAGATGTTCGGCAGATGGACCACCACCCGGTCGCCACGGTTCAGCCCCAGGTCCTGCAGGCCTGCCGCGAGGCGCAGCACCTCGTCCGTGAGCTGCGCATAGCTCAACTCGGCCTTGCGGTCGATGACGGCGAGCTTGTCGGGACAGCGCTCCGCGGTGGCGAACAGCAGCTCCGGAAGCGTCTGATCGCGCCAGTATCCCTGGGCGAGGTACTCGGCTGCCGTCTCCGGCGGAAACGGGACGACCCCGTCGAGGGCCAGCGGTTCGATGCTCATGGGTTTCCTTCGAGGGGATGTCTCCCTGGCCGCTCGGCCAGGAAGTCGAGGATCAACTGGTTGACCTTCTGCGGCTGCTCGAGGTAGCCGAAGTGGCCGGCGTCGGGGATCTCGGCGTACTGCGCGCCCGGTACGGCGTCGGCGACCTCGCGGCACAGGTAGGGCGGGATCAGCCGGTCGTCGGCGAAGCCGAGGACGAGCAGCGGCCTCGCGATCGCCTCGTACGCCGCGAGCCGGTTCTCGAGCTGGGCGGACACCTCGAGCTGACCGCGTTTGCCGGAATCCATCGGTCCCGCCGAGTAGGCCAGGACATCGAGCCAGTCCCGTGCCTTGGCGGGATCGTTCAAGGTCGCGGGAGACAGGTTCACGATCGCGTCGAGTGCGGCCTTGTACTCGGCCGGCAACGCCACGGACGTGTCGAACAGCTGTCGCTCGCCGGCGGTCAGGCGCCGGTTCACCTCGCCGAGGCGCCCGTGCGCCGCCATCGCCACCACTCGCCGTACGAGCTCCGGGCGACTCAGCGCCAGCTCTTGTACGACGCGCGCGCCCAGCGACGTTCCGACCACGTGCGCGGGACCACCGAGGTGCTCGATCAGCTGGGCGACATCGTCGACCAGGTCGTCGATCGTCATCCGGGGGAAGTCGGTGTCTGCCTGCCGAGGCATCGGGCTGATCCCGCGGGCGTCGAAGGTCGCCACCCGGTACCCGGCGCCGACCAGCGCCGGGACCTGGTGCAAGGTCCACACGTTGCCCTTCGCGCCGGTGCCCATCACGAGGACGACGAGGTCGCCGTCGCCAGCCACGTCGTACCTCAGCTCCAGGCCGCCGACCGGCAGGACCGGCATCAGCACTCCCTCTTCACTGGTCGGGCTGATGCCTGTGGGTCAGCCCAGGCTCAGTACGGCGTCGAGCCCGACCGTCACTCCGGTGAGCGTCGGGACGGCACGCAGCGCGGTGAGCACGCCGGGCATCAGGGACTCGCGGGTCACGGAGTCGTAGCGCAGCTTCAGAATCTCGCCGTCGACCCCGAACAG
The Kribbella italica DNA segment above includes these coding regions:
- a CDS encoding FAD-dependent oxidoreductase produces the protein MPTEKTRVLIVGAGPVGMVCALALNRRGIPVTVVESEPAPVKDQRAATIHPSTLEMLDDLGVTERIRDHSLLSSTYRFHDRPTGEVVAEFDLGRLEELRFPYVLQYEQYKLTAAIAEEYAGESDFDVRFSHTLTGLTETANGIEVEYTSPAGTERMSVAYVVGCDGGRSTVRKLAGIEFEGFTYQERFIKIATSVDLRTIKPELSFRNYFSDPDEWANVFKVRGESAAGLWRVILPIGHAEDDATALSPARVEQRLQKFLPKAGPYHVEYINVYGVNQRVAATFRQGRILLAGDSAHVNNPIGGMGMNGGIHDAINLTDKLAAVITGQAGDDVLDLYSRQRRHAAVNYVQAQTIANKRLLEERDPEVRRQNFDALRRTAENLDTARAYMRRAALFDSLQDAAAIT
- a CDS encoding alpha/beta fold hydrolase, translating into MPVLPVGGLELRYDVAGDGDLVVLVMGTGAKGNVWTLHQVPALVGAGYRVATFDARGISPMPRQADTDFPRMTIDDLVDDVAQLIEHLGGPAHVVGTSLGARVVQELALSRPELVRRVVAMAAHGRLGEVNRRLTAGERQLFDTSVALPAEYKAALDAIVNLSPATLNDPAKARDWLDVLAYSAGPMDSGKRGQLEVSAQLENRLAAYEAIARPLLVLGFADDRLIPPYLCREVADAVPGAQYAEIPDAGHFGYLEQPQKVNQLILDFLAERPGRHPLEGNP
- a CDS encoding (2,3-dihydroxybenzoyl)adenylate synthase is translated as MSIEPLALDGVVPFPPETAAEYLAQGYWRDQTLPELLFATAERCPDKLAVIDRKAELSYAQLTDEVLRLAAGLQDLGLNRGDRVVVHLPNIYEYIAFVFALWEIGAVPIVAPVAHRRAEIEHFIEIGEARAYITVASDSGTDLAAMAANLKQRWPQLEHTVVLERDGGGAEYEALQSKGSLEHVRRCSPQDVALLQMSGGTTGVPKLMPHTHQTYGYALRRSVGERGITERTVHLLVIPICHSMSTRSPGFLGAFSVGATIVIAPNGSPDTAFPLIEKHGVTRVSLVPPILLAWLNSSLRKSYDLSSLKVLMCGGAKLVEAVASRVEPEFGVQLSQSFGMGEGLVVSNPADVDRATSVRYQGIPASAADEIQVIDDEGNDVPPGAPGHLLTRGPSVIRGYYRNPEQNALAFTSDGFYRTGDIVERDERGFIRVVGRSKDQINRGGEKIAPEELENALLTHAGVHNVSVVGIDDDVLGERVKAYLIPRSPESAAELALGKLRQFLRDKGLATFKLPDVVEVVDEFPYTAVGKVSKRLQRELN